A DNA window from Gemmatimonadaceae bacterium contains the following coding sequences:
- the rsgA gene encoding ribosome small subunit-dependent GTPase A has translation MADGVPGTVLQGTGGQWQVRLADGSTRIAALRGRVKHAAGNKLAVGDEVALTHDAASDAWAIREILPRRSQLVRRSPSGHGERVVVANVDQVVVVFAMVKPAPNEKMLDRFLVIAEANDIAARIVINKADLGARGDAAARFAPYAALGYPLHLTSTVTGEGLAALHEALRGRTSALSGPSGVGKSSLLNALYPGVDLRVGAISESVNKGRHTTVGARMHPLPDGGYVVDTPGLREVGLWGIEARALDHCFPEFVPTLELCRFADCRHLAEPECGVRTALAEGRIAIGRYESYLKLREELEQAQRTR, from the coding sequence ATGGCCGACGGCGTCCCCGGGACAGTGCTGCAGGGAACGGGGGGACAGTGGCAGGTGCGGCTGGCCGACGGGTCGACGCGTATCGCCGCGCTGCGCGGTCGCGTGAAGCATGCGGCGGGGAACAAGCTTGCCGTCGGCGACGAGGTGGCGCTCACGCACGACGCCGCGAGCGATGCGTGGGCGATTCGCGAGATCCTCCCGCGTCGCTCGCAGCTCGTGCGTCGCTCGCCGTCGGGGCATGGCGAGCGCGTGGTGGTGGCCAACGTGGACCAGGTCGTGGTGGTCTTCGCGATGGTGAAGCCCGCGCCGAACGAGAAGATGCTCGACCGCTTCCTGGTGATTGCCGAGGCCAACGACATCGCGGCGCGGATCGTGATCAACAAGGCCGACCTGGGCGCGCGGGGCGATGCGGCGGCGCGCTTTGCTCCGTACGCCGCGTTGGGCTATCCGTTGCATCTGACGAGCACCGTGACGGGCGAAGGGCTGGCGGCGCTGCACGAGGCGCTGCGCGGGCGCACCTCCGCCCTCAGCGGGCCCTCCGGCGTGGGGAAGTCGTCGCTGCTGAATGCCCTCTATCCCGGCGTCGACCTGCGCGTCGGCGCCATCAGCGAGTCGGTCAACAAGGGGCGTCACACCACGGTGGGAGCGCGCATGCACCCCCTCCCCGACGGCGGCTACGTGGTGGACACGCCGGGGCTGCGCGAGGTGGGGCTGTGGGGGATCGAGGCGCGCGCCCTCGACCATTGCTTCCCGGAGTTTGTCCCCACCCTCGAACTGTGCCGATTTGCCGACTGCCGCCACCTGGCCGAGCCGGAGTGCGGGGTGCGCACCGCGCTCGCCGAGGGGCGCATCGCCATCGGGCGCTACGAGTCCTACCTCAAGCTGCGCGAGGAGCTGGAGCAGGCACAGCGCACGCGCTGA
- a CDS encoding sigma-70 family RNA polymerase sigma factor, translated as MDENQARPGAPDPSREGEGARVRRDAEFARDALPYMDDVYRFAYSLTRNTADAEDLVQETFLRAYKSWHTFQPGSDARRWLFTICRNAFLRSREKLRHEVDVEDGSAETIAAVQSQSEMRRDGSDEILSRVDLAPALTRALDELPEPFRSTVILVDVEDQSYDSASEVLGVPVGTVRSRLFRGRRQLQDKLREYARDAGFASAGTSAREHDDA; from the coding sequence ATGGACGAGAACCAGGCACGACCCGGCGCTCCCGATCCCTCACGGGAGGGTGAGGGCGCACGTGTCCGGCGCGACGCCGAGTTCGCGCGCGACGCGCTCCCCTACATGGATGACGTGTATCGCTTCGCCTACTCGCTGACGCGCAACACCGCCGACGCGGAGGACCTGGTGCAGGAGACCTTCCTGCGCGCCTACAAGTCCTGGCACACCTTTCAGCCGGGGAGCGATGCCCGCCGCTGGCTGTTCACCATCTGCCGCAACGCCTTCCTCCGTTCACGCGAGAAGCTGCGCCATGAGGTCGACGTGGAAGATGGCAGCGCGGAGACCATCGCCGCCGTCCAGTCGCAGTCCGAGATGCGTCGCGACGGATCGGACGAGATCCTCTCGCGCGTGGATCTCGCGCCCGCGCTCACGCGCGCCCTCGACGAACTCCCGGAGCCCTTCCGTTCCACGGTGATCCTTGTCGATGTGGAGGACCAGTCCTACGACTCGGCGTCGGAGGTGCTGGGTGTTCCGGTGGGAACCGTACGCTCGCGCCTCTTCAGGGGACGCCGGCAGCTGCAAGACAAACTGCGGGAGTATGCCCGCGATGCCGGCTTCGCGTCGGCCGGGACCTCCGCACGGGAGCACGACGATGCCTGA
- a CDS encoding OsmC family protein, with protein sequence MSSIATIPGVEVKSANRVHVTWTGGQSFEAGRPGGVTHRIDGDAQAGPSPVDSLLNALAACTSIDVVEILAKRRTPVQTLTVDVEGARAQATPARLVGIHCAFRIAGAGIERVHAERAIELSVTKYCSVRDSLDPNIPINWSLELEG encoded by the coding sequence GTGAGTTCGATTGCAACCATCCCCGGCGTCGAGGTGAAGTCGGCCAACCGGGTGCACGTGACATGGACCGGTGGGCAGAGCTTCGAGGCCGGGCGCCCCGGTGGCGTCACCCACCGCATCGACGGCGACGCGCAGGCGGGGCCCAGTCCCGTCGATTCCCTGCTCAACGCGCTCGCCGCCTGCACCTCAATCGACGTGGTGGAGATCCTCGCCAAGCGTCGCACGCCGGTGCAGACGCTCACCGTCGACGTCGAGGGAGCACGCGCGCAGGCGACGCCGGCCCGGCTGGTCGGGATCCATTGCGCCTTCCGCATCGCCGGTGCCGGGATCGAGCGCGTGCATGCGGAGCGCGCGATCGAGTTGTCGGTGACCAAGTACTGCTCGGTGCGCGACTCGCTGGATCCCAACATCCCGATCAACTGGTCGCTCGAGCTCGAGGGCTGA
- a CDS encoding copper-translocating P-type ATPase codes for MTATERVVIPVSGMTCAACQGRVQRTLGKTAGVVEANVNLMTNSATVSFDPSQLTAQAIVDRIRDTGYGAELPVPGRSAAEEQEAQDKARSAEFVELRHKAVVAAGAGLVAMIVSMPLMAANAHLGMGETSDPFMRWAMHVLDPALRRVMPWVYAIPASVLSHALLLLTAIIMAWAGRHFYTRAWQAFTHRSADMNTLIAIGTGAAFTFSAVATLAPGFFVSRGVAPDVYYEAVIIIIALILVGNALEARAKGETSSALRKLIDLQPRTARLVRDEQEVEVPLDAVRSGDVLAVRPGERVPVDGTVVSGESAVDESMLTGESIPVPKRVGDRVIGGSVNRTGAFRLSATTLGADSVLSRIVTLMRDAQGSRAPIQRQADRISGIFVPIVLSIAVATFVVWFIASDTAPFVRAFAAAVAVLIIACPCAMGLAVPTAVMVATGRGAQLGVLIKGGEALERASRVTTVVFDKTGTVTEGRPVVTDVRHIGDAVSETGMLRLVASLEQSSEHPLGEAIAAAAVARGSTLARAEAFDSVTGKGVVGVVDGRAMAVGNAALMADYAIDVAPLRVAVDDWSANGRTPVYVAIDGALAGALAVADPIKATSARAVSALRGMGLEVVMLTGDTWLTGEAIAREAGIARVVADVRPEGKVEEIRRLQRSGGVVAMVGDGINDAPSLAQADVGIAIGTGTDIAIEASDITLMRGDPMSVVDALALARASLRIMRQNLFWAFVYNSIGIPVAAGALYPFLRILLSPILASAAMAMSSVSVVSNSLRLRSWRDPEGRTTHA; via the coding sequence ATGACAGCCACGGAACGCGTCGTCATTCCCGTGAGCGGGATGACGTGTGCGGCGTGCCAGGGGAGGGTGCAGCGCACGCTGGGGAAGACGGCGGGGGTCGTCGAGGCCAACGTCAACCTGATGACCAACAGCGCGACGGTCTCGTTCGACCCGTCGCAGCTGACGGCGCAGGCGATCGTGGACCGCATTCGCGACACGGGCTACGGGGCGGAGCTTCCCGTGCCGGGGCGGAGCGCGGCGGAGGAGCAGGAGGCGCAGGACAAGGCACGCAGCGCGGAGTTTGTCGAGTTGCGGCACAAGGCCGTCGTGGCTGCTGGCGCCGGCCTCGTGGCGATGATCGTCTCCATGCCGCTGATGGCGGCCAATGCGCATCTCGGGATGGGGGAGACGAGCGATCCGTTCATGCGCTGGGCGATGCACGTGCTCGATCCGGCGCTGCGGCGGGTGATGCCGTGGGTGTACGCGATCCCGGCGTCGGTGCTGAGCCACGCCCTGTTGCTCCTGACGGCAATCATCATGGCGTGGGCGGGGCGCCACTTCTACACGCGGGCGTGGCAGGCCTTCACGCACCGCTCCGCCGACATGAACACGCTCATCGCCATCGGGACCGGGGCCGCCTTCACCTTCTCGGCGGTGGCGACGCTGGCGCCGGGGTTCTTCGTGAGCCGCGGCGTGGCGCCCGACGTGTACTACGAGGCCGTGATCATCATCATCGCCCTCATCCTCGTCGGCAATGCGCTCGAGGCGCGGGCCAAGGGGGAGACGTCGTCGGCGTTGCGGAAGCTGATCGACCTGCAGCCGAGGACCGCGCGGCTCGTGCGCGATGAGCAGGAGGTCGAGGTGCCGCTGGACGCGGTGCGGAGCGGCGACGTCCTGGCCGTGCGCCCCGGCGAGCGTGTTCCGGTGGACGGGACCGTCGTGAGCGGCGAGAGCGCCGTCGACGAATCGATGCTGACCGGTGAGTCGATCCCGGTCCCCAAGCGTGTCGGTGACCGCGTGATTGGCGGCTCGGTGAATCGCACCGGGGCCTTCCGCCTCTCGGCCACCACGTTAGGCGCGGACTCCGTCCTGTCGCGGATCGTGACGCTCATGCGCGATGCGCAGGGGTCGCGGGCCCCCATTCAGCGCCAGGCAGACCGCATCAGCGGGATCTTTGTCCCCATCGTCCTCTCGATCGCCGTGGCGACGTTCGTCGTGTGGTTCATTGCCAGCGACACGGCGCCGTTTGTCCGCGCCTTTGCGGCGGCGGTGGCCGTGCTCATCATCGCCTGCCCGTGCGCAATGGGGCTTGCCGTCCCCACCGCCGTGATGGTGGCCACGGGGCGGGGCGCGCAACTGGGCGTCCTCATCAAGGGGGGCGAGGCGCTGGAGCGCGCGTCGCGCGTGACGACCGTCGTCTTCGACAAGACCGGGACCGTCACCGAGGGGCGGCCGGTGGTGACCGATGTGCGGCACATCGGCGACGCGGTGAGCGAGACCGGGATGTTGCGCCTGGTGGCGTCGCTCGAGCAGTCGTCGGAGCACCCGTTAGGCGAGGCGATCGCGGCGGCGGCCGTGGCGCGGGGGAGCACGCTCGCGCGCGCCGAGGCCTTCGATTCGGTGACGGGGAAGGGGGTGGTGGGGGTGGTCGACGGCCGGGCCATGGCGGTGGGGAACGCGGCGCTGATGGCCGACTACGCCATCGATGTGGCGCCGCTGCGAGTTGCTGTGGATGATTGGTCGGCCAACGGGCGCACCCCGGTGTACGTGGCGATCGATGGCGCACTGGCGGGCGCGCTGGCGGTGGCCGACCCGATCAAGGCCACGTCGGCGCGCGCCGTGTCGGCGTTGCGGGGGATGGGGCTCGAGGTCGTGATGCTGACCGGCGACACGTGGCTGACCGGCGAGGCGATCGCGCGGGAGGCGGGCATTGCGCGTGTCGTGGCCGATGTGCGTCCCGAGGGGAAGGTGGAGGAGATCCGCCGGCTGCAACGCTCGGGGGGCGTGGTGGCGATGGTGGGCGATGGGATCAACGACGCCCCATCGCTGGCCCAGGCCGATGTGGGGATCGCGATCGGCACGGGGACCGACATCGCCATCGAGGCAAGCGACATCACCTTGATGCGCGGCGACCCGATGTCGGTGGTCGATGCGCTGGCGCTGGCGCGCGCCTCGCTTCGCATCATGCGGCAGAACCTGTTTTGGGCCTTCGTCTACAATTCCATCGGGATCCCGGTGGCGGCGGGGGCGCTGTATCCGTTCCTTCGCATCCTGCTCAGCCCCATCCTCGCGAGCGCGGCGATGGCGATGAGTTCGGTCTCGGTGGTGAGCAACTCGTTGCGCCTGCGCTCATGGCGCGACCCAGAGGGGAGGACGACCCATGCATGA
- the pdxH gene encoding pyridoxamine 5'-phosphate oxidase, whose translation MSLADLRREYTLASLDLSDVDADPVAQFTRWFDEARRAEVLEPNAMTLATADAQGRPSARVVLLKDVTRRGFVFFTDYRSRKGQQLAANPQGALCFFWKELERQVRIAGAVERIAAEESVAYFTSRPLGSRIGAWASVQSAVIPGRDWLEAEVERVGAAYPDGDVPLPPHWGGFRVIPDEFEFWQGRESRLHDRVRYTPNGGSWRIERLSP comes from the coding sequence ATGAGCCTTGCCGACCTGCGACGCGAATACACCCTGGCCTCGCTCGACCTCAGCGACGTCGACGCCGACCCCGTTGCCCAGTTCACCCGCTGGTTCGACGAGGCGCGGCGCGCCGAGGTCCTCGAGCCGAACGCCATGACGCTGGCCACCGCCGACGCCCAGGGGCGCCCCTCGGCGCGCGTGGTCCTGCTCAAGGATGTCACCCGCCGCGGCTTCGTCTTCTTCACCGACTATCGCTCGCGCAAGGGGCAGCAGCTGGCGGCCAACCCACAGGGGGCGCTCTGTTTCTTCTGGAAGGAGCTGGAACGCCAGGTGCGGATTGCCGGCGCGGTGGAGCGCATCGCGGCGGAGGAATCGGTCGCCTACTTCACCTCGCGGCCGCTCGGGTCACGCATTGGCGCGTGGGCCTCGGTGCAGAGCGCGGTGATCCCGGGACGCGACTGGCTCGAGGCCGAGGTGGAGCGCGTGGGCGCGGCGTATCCCGACGGCGACGTCCCGCTGCCGCCGCACTGGGGCGGGTTCCGCGTCATCCCCGACGAATTCGAGTTCTGGCAAGGGCGCGAGAGCCGGTTGCACGACCGGGTGCGCTACACCCCAAACGGCGGCAGCTGGCGCATCGAGCGCCTGTCGCCCTGA
- a CDS encoding transglutaminase-like cysteine peptidase, whose protein sequence is MSTGTGLFAAIVRWVREASGLAQAERIRLGAHDPWQRVDLVPPLRTFGPGARDFADFLGGECRVRCTTPVAVGEWLLACRYAEDAHLLDEVDHWLHPATFELLRAGDCEDFSLWAWRQLLESGYRAAFVVGMRRMPNATTGRHAWVTYRDDGRDFLLDGVERSIHRMIRPLDEVRDLYEPQVGAGERGDRFVYAGLYREAWGRQLRLRPGVERR, encoded by the coding sequence ATGAGCACCGGGACGGGCCTCTTCGCGGCCATCGTGCGCTGGGTGCGCGAGGCCTCCGGGCTGGCGCAGGCGGAGCGGATCCGGCTCGGTGCGCACGACCCGTGGCAACGCGTCGACCTCGTCCCGCCGCTGCGAACCTTTGGACCAGGGGCGCGGGACTTCGCCGACTTCCTGGGGGGCGAGTGCCGCGTGCGCTGCACCACCCCCGTCGCCGTCGGCGAATGGCTGCTCGCCTGCCGCTACGCCGAGGATGCCCACCTGCTCGACGAGGTGGACCACTGGTTGCACCCGGCGACGTTCGAGCTGCTGCGCGCCGGCGACTGCGAGGACTTCTCGCTCTGGGCATGGCGGCAGTTGCTGGAGTCGGGATACCGCGCCGCCTTCGTGGTCGGGATGCGCCGCATGCCTAACGCCACCACCGGTCGCCACGCCTGGGTCACCTACCGCGACGACGGCCGGGACTTCCTCCTCGACGGCGTCGAACGGTCGATCCACCGCATGATCCGCCCGCTCGACGAGGTCCGCGACCTGTACGAGCCGCAGGTTGGCGCCGGCGAAAGGGGGGACCGCTTCGTCTATGCAGGGCTCTACCGCGAAGCGTGGGGGCGACAGCTCCGCCTGCGCCCTGGTGTCGAGCGCCGATGA
- a CDS encoding proline dehydrogenase family protein codes for MLRQTFLWLSHRQGIFRFVRNNGVARRFASRFVAGETIDDAIAAVRALNAKRISATLDLLGESVTNAAEARATADHYLELLDRIAAEGLDSNVSVKLTAMGQDIADSLCIENISRVLERARQHRSFVRLDMESSAYTERTLLLFEEQLFPRYPEEVGIVLQSYLKRTAADVSNAIDIQCRVRLCKGAYKEPPTVAFPDKRDVDSNYVACMKRLMTSGKYPGIATHDEAIIAAAKAYAREEGIAPDRFEFQMLYGVRRDLQDQIVREGYRMRVYVPYGTQWYPYLMRRLAERPANLAFMTGSILKESMSARR; via the coding sequence ATGCTCCGTCAGACGTTCCTCTGGCTCTCCCACCGGCAAGGGATCTTCCGCTTCGTTCGCAACAACGGCGTCGCCCGTCGCTTTGCCTCGCGCTTCGTGGCGGGTGAGACCATCGACGACGCGATCGCCGCCGTCCGCGCACTCAACGCCAAGCGCATCTCGGCAACGCTCGACCTGCTGGGCGAAAGCGTCACCAATGCCGCCGAAGCCCGCGCCACCGCCGATCACTACCTCGAACTCCTCGACCGCATCGCCGCCGAGGGGCTCGACTCCAACGTCTCGGTCAAGCTCACGGCGATGGGGCAGGATATCGCCGACTCGCTGTGCATCGAGAACATCTCCCGCGTCCTCGAGCGCGCGCGCCAGCACCGATCTTTCGTGCGACTCGACATGGAGTCGAGTGCCTACACGGAACGCACCCTGCTCCTGTTCGAGGAGCAGCTCTTTCCGCGGTATCCGGAGGAGGTCGGGATCGTGCTCCAGAGCTATCTCAAGCGCACGGCGGCCGACGTCTCGAATGCGATCGACATCCAGTGCCGCGTGCGCCTGTGCAAGGGCGCGTACAAGGAGCCGCCGACCGTCGCCTTTCCCGACAAGCGTGACGTCGACAGCAACTACGTGGCCTGCATGAAGCGGCTCATGACGTCGGGGAAGTACCCGGGAATCGCCACGCACGACGAGGCGATCATTGCCGCGGCCAAGGCCTACGCAAGGGAAGAAGGGATCGCCCCCGACCGCTTCGAGTTCCAGATGCTCTATGGCGTGCGCCGCGACCTGCAGGACCAGATCGTGCGCGAGGGATACCGCATGCGCGTGTACGTGCCGTACGGCACGCAGTGGTATCCGTACCTCATGCGCCGCCTGGCCGAGCGCCCGGCCAACCTGGCCTTCATGACTGGGAGCATCCTCAAGGAAAGCATGAGCGCGAGGCGTTAG
- a CDS encoding heavy-metal-associated domain-containing protein, whose product MERVTLKVDGMSCGHCVKAVQTALAGVDGAVAESVQIGRAVVAFDAEKTSLGALIDAVQDAGYDAAPVT is encoded by the coding sequence ATGGAACGGGTCACGCTGAAGGTCGACGGGATGTCGTGCGGTCACTGCGTCAAGGCGGTACAGACGGCGCTTGCCGGCGTCGACGGGGCGGTCGCGGAGAGCGTGCAGATTGGGCGGGCCGTTGTCGCCTTCGACGCGGAGAAGACGAGCCTGGGGGCGCTCATCGATGCGGTGCAGGATGCCGGCTACGATGCGGCGCCGGTGACGTGA
- a CDS encoding PAS domain S-box protein: MSPPNVTPAAHTSDSTTGSAPPRLPSWSDEALTAELPLVLMRIDRDGRLVYLSPSWEVQSGFTIAESLGRSYLSFVDAGDHAACRATEACLYAGHQGSGGGRLKMYRKDGTFRVAEVHFFAMFDRAGMPAGVGGVIVDVTGRRHDTRQQVDALRMSAGRTRLLIERATFGVFGCTPGGALVDANPAMAAMLGYADATALLGANVFDTLCPAGEVRTRCMASLGDGAREVTYDQPCRCADGQVVKLRLTMSAERDAGGHIRFLQGLAENITERERREEIVRRGERMASLGRTLAGVAHEINNPLAAITGYTQILLKKDQSSDDRQALETVLREARRAARIVKDLLTIARREEGGSRVRVDLHAIVRYILDTQHYAMETRGITLDVQLAEGAPHVMADPAQLEQVVLNLVVNARQALQSRLDSGAAPGPWQPQLEVDTHIVDGTVTLSVSDNGPGIPVHDLPHIWDPFWSTRGEGEGTGLGLSVVHSIVVSHGGTIEVSSVPASCTRFVITLPLAAEVTPPDIRPGRAAPGRRVAARPLDLLVVDDEGVIRDLLSRFFATRGHAVMTASDGAQALRLAVQSSFDVVISDLRMPGMNGLELIRQLRELPSCANTRFMISTGDATALPQNGDDAAMAGVVVVNKPYDVDALCDLVEVG; the protein is encoded by the coding sequence ATGTCCCCGCCGAACGTCACCCCCGCCGCGCACACCTCCGACAGCACGACGGGGAGCGCGCCGCCGCGCCTTCCGTCGTGGAGCGACGAGGCGCTGACCGCCGAACTCCCGCTCGTCCTGATGCGCATCGACCGGGATGGGCGCCTCGTCTACCTGAGCCCGTCGTGGGAGGTGCAGAGCGGCTTCACGATCGCCGAGTCGCTGGGGCGGTCGTATCTCTCGTTCGTGGATGCGGGCGATCACGCCGCGTGCCGTGCCACCGAGGCGTGTCTCTACGCGGGGCACCAGGGTTCAGGTGGGGGGCGCCTCAAGATGTACCGGAAGGACGGGACCTTTCGCGTGGCCGAGGTGCACTTCTTCGCGATGTTCGACCGCGCGGGGATGCCGGCGGGCGTGGGTGGCGTGATCGTCGACGTGACGGGGAGGCGTCACGACACGCGCCAGCAGGTGGATGCCCTGCGGATGTCGGCCGGGCGCACGCGTCTCCTCATCGAGCGCGCGACGTTCGGCGTCTTTGGCTGCACGCCGGGCGGGGCACTGGTCGACGCGAACCCCGCCATGGCCGCGATGCTCGGCTACGCCGACGCCACGGCGCTCCTGGGCGCGAACGTCTTCGACACGCTGTGCCCGGCGGGCGAGGTGCGCACGCGCTGCATGGCGTCGTTGGGGGATGGGGCGCGCGAGGTCACGTACGACCAACCCTGTCGCTGCGCCGACGGGCAGGTGGTGAAGTTGCGGCTGACGATGTCGGCGGAGCGCGATGCGGGGGGGCACATCCGCTTCCTGCAGGGGCTGGCGGAGAACATCACCGAACGCGAGCGCCGGGAGGAGATCGTGCGGCGGGGCGAGCGAATGGCGTCGCTGGGGCGCACGCTGGCTGGCGTGGCGCACGAGATCAACAACCCGCTGGCGGCCATCACCGGCTACACGCAGATCCTCCTCAAGAAGGACCAGTCGTCCGACGACCGCCAGGCGCTGGAGACGGTGCTGCGCGAGGCGCGGCGCGCCGCGCGCATCGTGAAGGACCTGCTCACCATCGCCCGCCGCGAGGAAGGCGGTTCCCGCGTGCGCGTGGACCTTCATGCGATCGTGCGGTACATCCTGGACACGCAGCACTACGCGATGGAAACGCGCGGCATCACGCTCGATGTGCAGCTGGCGGAGGGGGCGCCGCACGTGATGGCCGACCCGGCGCAGCTGGAGCAGGTGGTGCTGAACCTGGTCGTGAACGCGCGGCAGGCGCTGCAGTCGCGCCTCGACAGCGGCGCCGCGCCAGGGCCCTGGCAGCCGCAGCTCGAGGTGGACACGCACATCGTGGATGGCACGGTCACCCTCTCGGTGTCCGACAACGGCCCGGGTATCCCGGTGCACGACCTGCCGCACATCTGGGATCCGTTCTGGAGCACGCGCGGGGAAGGTGAAGGGACGGGACTCGGCCTCTCGGTGGTGCACAGCATCGTCGTGTCGCATGGCGGGACGATCGAGGTGTCGAGCGTTCCCGCGAGCTGCACGCGATTCGTCATTACCCTCCCCCTGGCGGCGGAGGTCACGCCGCCCGACATCCGCCCGGGCCGCGCCGCTCCCGGACGCCGCGTCGCCGCGCGCCCGCTCGACCTCCTCGTGGTGGACGACGAAGGGGTGATTCGCGACCTCCTCTCGCGCTTCTTCGCCACGCGCGGCCACGCCGTGATGACGGCCAGCGACGGGGCGCAGGCGTTGCGGCTGGCGGTACAGAGCTCCTTCGACGTCGTCATCAGCGACCTCCGCATGCCGGGGATGAACGGCCTCGAGCTCATCCGCCAGCTGCGCGAACTGCCGTCCTGCGCCAACACCCGCTTCATGATCTCCACCGGCGATGCCACCGCGCTCCCGCAAAATGGCGACGATGCCGCGATGGCGGGGGTCGTGGTGGTCAACAAGCCGTATGACGTCGACGCCCTCTGCGACCTGGTCGAAGTGGGATGA
- a CDS encoding metal-sensitive transcriptional regulator encodes MAPGAGAGGGAGEEASGGTGGERGAESTAACGCGCGVTPGGAVGGGRKAVGVDPAIKERNLKRLRRIEGQVRGLQRMVEEDRYCPEILTQISSVHEALRSTGRELMRNHLRHCVTAAVASGPEGAEAAYDELIELMYRHAR; translated from the coding sequence ATGGCGCCCGGCGCCGGGGCGGGCGGCGGAGCTGGCGAGGAGGCGAGCGGAGGGACGGGTGGTGAAAGGGGCGCCGAGTCGACGGCGGCGTGCGGATGTGGCTGTGGGGTGACGCCGGGGGGGGCGGTGGGGGGGGGGCGCAAGGCCGTCGGCGTCGACCCGGCCATCAAGGAGCGCAACCTCAAGCGACTGCGCCGCATCGAGGGACAGGTGCGCGGCCTGCAGCGCATGGTGGAGGAGGATCGCTACTGTCCCGAGATCCTGACGCAGATCTCCTCTGTGCACGAGGCGCTGCGCTCCACGGGGCGCGAGCTGATGCGAAACCACCTGCGCCACTGCGTCACGGCCGCGGTTGCGTCGGGGCCGGAGGGGGCCGAGGCGGCGTACGACGAGCTGATCGAGTTGATGTACCGTCACGCGCGCTGA
- a CDS encoding cupredoxin domain-containing protein: MNGAEWGVLLGGMTLIVLINWYFFFSTGEGAVAAVASTGVAEVPIVVKGGYSPATVRVPRGARVRLVFDRQEESSCSEEVVFPDFGVRRFLPAHEKTVVELTPNKAGSYGFTCGMSMLRGTLVVEDSAT, translated from the coding sequence GTGAACGGGGCGGAGTGGGGGGTGCTGCTGGGCGGCATGACCCTCATCGTCCTGATCAACTGGTACTTCTTCTTCTCAACGGGTGAAGGAGCGGTGGCGGCGGTGGCGTCGACCGGAGTTGCCGAGGTCCCGATCGTGGTGAAGGGGGGCTACTCCCCGGCCACGGTGCGCGTGCCTCGCGGTGCGCGCGTGCGCCTCGTCTTCGACCGGCAGGAGGAGTCGAGTTGCTCCGAGGAGGTGGTCTTTCCCGATTTCGGGGTGCGCCGCTTTCTCCCGGCCCACGAGAAGACGGTCGTCGAGCTCACCCCGAACAAGGCGGGGAGTTACGGCTTCACCTGCGGGATGAGCATGCTGCGCGGGACCCTGGTGGTGGAGGACTCAGCGACATGA
- a CDS encoding zf-HC2 domain-containing protein, with the protein MPDQTHRTDCTSAMKELWDYVDCELTPDRMAAVKRHLTECSHCLPHAEFAERFLHALHETRIDCNCPYEVRAKVMARLREAGLTLS; encoded by the coding sequence ATGCCTGACCAGACGCACCGCACCGATTGCACGTCGGCCATGAAGGAGCTGTGGGACTACGTGGACTGCGAGCTGACCCCCGACCGGATGGCGGCGGTCAAGCGCCACCTGACGGAGTGCTCGCACTGCCTCCCCCACGCCGAGTTCGCCGAGCGATTCCTGCACGCGCTGCACGAGACGCGGATCGACTGCAACTGCCCATACGAGGTGCGCGCCAAGGTGATGGCCAGGCTCCGCGAGGCGGGGCTCACGCTGAGTTGA